The Lewinellaceae bacterium genome has a segment encoding these proteins:
- a CDS encoding HAD-IIIA family hydrolase, translating into MFKFNSDWTLFLDRDGVINRRLPGKYVRSVAEFEFLPNVPDAIAVFTQIFGRVIVVTNQQGIGKGLMTEQDLEIIHQYMFKKIEAFGGQIEAAYFCPDLRDAPFSCRKPEPVMALWAQRDFPEIRFKKSAMVGDSLSDMFFGRTLGMQTIFVETNPEEVVKVLEQERADKRFKIDLKVSGLSELAEMIRS; encoded by the coding sequence ATGTTTAAATTCAATTCAGACTGGACTTTATTCCTCGACAGGGACGGCGTGATCAACCGAAGATTGCCGGGCAAGTACGTTCGCAGTGTGGCTGAATTCGAATTCCTGCCCAATGTACCTGACGCAATAGCTGTTTTTACCCAAATATTCGGCCGGGTGATCGTGGTGACGAACCAGCAGGGCATCGGAAAAGGATTGATGACCGAGCAAGACCTTGAGATCATTCATCAGTATATGTTCAAAAAAATAGAAGCATTCGGGGGACAAATAGAAGCCGCTTATTTTTGCCCGGATTTACGCGATGCCCCCTTTTCCTGCAGGAAACCTGAACCGGTCATGGCCCTTTGGGCCCAGAGAGATTTTCCGGAAATCCGGTTTAAAAAATCCGCCATGGTGGGTGATTCACTGAGTGATATGTTTTTCGGACGAACCCTGGGCATGCAAACCATTTTTGTGGAAACCAACCCGGAGGAAGTCGTCAAGGTTTTGGAGCAGGAAAGAGCCGACAAGCGATTTAAGATAGATTTAAAGGTTTCCGGCCTTTCGGAACTGGCAGAAATGATCCGTTCCTGA
- a CDS encoding solute carrier family 26 protein, translating to MKIKELLPITDWLPKYNKDLFKGDLAAGLTVGVMLIPQGMAYALIAGLPPIYGLYASTIPIILYSIFGTSRQLAVGPVAMVSLLTAAGIGALAPEAGSAIYIGLAIALTLFVGVIQLLLGVFKLGFLVNFLSHPVISGFTSAAALIIGLSQLKHLLGINIGGSHHIHEIILEAIEKFDIGQWPTILLSLGGIAVIIGIKKINKAIPGTLVAVILGIIAVWALGLNQMGVKIVGEVPSGLPKFAMPAIDMQSMSELLIIALTISLVSFMESIAVAKAIQARHKNYQVVPNQELIALGVANIGGAFFQSYPVTGGFSRTAVNDQAGANTGMAGIISALLIVITLLFLTPLFYYLPKAILASVIMVAVFGLIDIKEAIHLWKSNRTDFWMLIVTFLGTLSLGIEQGIGLGVVLSLVMVIFRTTRPHFAELGKVPGTHFYRNVERFQNLEQRDEILIMRFDAQLYFANINYFKDNLYALSKKKCDALKLIIVDCEAMNNMDSSAVHAVDDLMDDYNSRGIDVVFSGVKGPIRDALEKGNLTGKIGKDHFFMSIQEAVDYHDQKYSDSLNREHKFSEYTLQSDV from the coding sequence ATGAAAATCAAAGAATTGCTGCCGATCACCGATTGGTTGCCCAAATACAACAAAGATCTTTTTAAAGGAGACCTTGCCGCCGGGTTGACGGTGGGCGTGATGCTGATCCCACAGGGAATGGCCTATGCCCTTATCGCCGGGTTGCCCCCCATTTACGGGTTATATGCCTCCACGATTCCGATCATTTTATATTCCATTTTTGGCACCTCGCGTCAGCTGGCTGTGGGACCTGTGGCCATGGTATCCCTATTGACAGCTGCAGGCATCGGGGCATTGGCACCGGAAGCCGGCAGTGCAATTTATATCGGCCTGGCCATCGCCCTGACCCTTTTTGTGGGAGTCATCCAGCTGCTTTTAGGGGTGTTTAAACTCGGTTTCCTCGTGAACTTCCTCTCCCACCCTGTCATCAGCGGATTTACTTCTGCTGCGGCCCTGATCATTGGGTTAAGTCAGTTGAAACATTTACTGGGAATCAATATCGGAGGAAGCCACCATATCCACGAAATCATCCTGGAAGCCATTGAAAAATTTGATATCGGCCAGTGGCCTACCATTTTGCTTTCTCTTGGGGGTATTGCTGTCATTATCGGCATCAAAAAAATAAACAAAGCTATTCCCGGCACGCTGGTGGCGGTAATCCTTGGAATTATTGCCGTATGGGCGTTGGGCCTAAACCAGATGGGGGTTAAAATCGTAGGCGAGGTGCCCTCCGGATTACCAAAATTTGCGATGCCCGCTATCGACATGCAATCCATGAGTGAATTACTGATCATAGCCCTGACCATTTCCCTGGTGAGTTTCATGGAAAGTATTGCCGTAGCCAAGGCCATTCAGGCCAGACACAAAAATTACCAGGTGGTCCCTAACCAGGAACTGATCGCTTTGGGAGTAGCCAACATAGGGGGGGCATTTTTCCAGTCCTACCCGGTTACTGGCGGGTTTTCCAGAACAGCAGTGAACGACCAGGCCGGAGCGAATACCGGTATGGCAGGCATCATCAGTGCCCTGCTCATCGTCATTACCCTCTTGTTTCTCACCCCGTTATTCTACTATTTACCTAAAGCCATTCTCGCTTCAGTCATCATGGTCGCCGTTTTCGGGTTGATCGATATCAAAGAAGCGATCCATTTATGGAAGAGCAACCGTACTGATTTCTGGATGCTGATCGTAACTTTCCTGGGCACCCTCTCTCTGGGTATCGAGCAGGGAATAGGGTTGGGAGTTGTACTGTCTTTGGTGATGGTCATTTTCCGGACCACCCGCCCCCATTTTGCTGAATTGGGTAAAGTCCCGGGAACCCACTTTTACAGGAATGTCGAGCGCTTCCAAAACCTCGAACAAAGGGATGAAATATTGATCATGCGTTTTGATGCCCAGTTATATTTTGCCAACATCAATTATTTTAAAGACAACCTCTATGCCCTAAGTAAGAAAAAATGCGATGCCTTAAAACTGATCATCGTCGATTGCGAGGCCATGAACAATATGGACAGCAGTGCTGTACATGCCGTCGATGACCTGATGGACGATTACAACTCCAGGGGAATTGATGTCGTTTTTTCCGGGGTAAAGGGGCCTATACGCGATGCCCTCGAAAAAGGGAACCTTACCGGAAAGATCGGGAAAGATCACTTTTTTATGAGTATCCAGGAGGCCGTGGACTACCATGATCAAAAATATTCGGATTCGTTAAACCGGGAACATAAATTTTCTGAATACACCTTACAATCCGATGTTTAA
- a CDS encoding glycosyltransferase family 2 protein, with amino-acid sequence MNQSDPKISILVPVYNALPFLRDCLEAVLQQTEQHWELIAVNDFSEDESGVLLETYTAKDPRIKVLNNTEKGIIPALRLAFSQSTGQLITRMDADDIMMPGKLEALKRILLQNGLGTLATGKVKYISETRLGGGYLRYEEWLNQRVDKNDHFNEIYRECVIPSPCWMLWKQDLESCGAFSSDTYPEDYDLCFRFYKKGLNPVGSPEVLHYWRDHAGRSSRNDPHYANQQYFSLKLPRFLELDRMEEMPLVLWGAGNKGKQLASMLSGRKKEFRWLCNSPSKWGHKVNGVVFEPVERIAEMSSPQIIIAVGNPQDQQEIRAYLNQLGKQNGRDYFFFC; translated from the coding sequence ATGAATCAGTCGGATCCGAAAATAAGCATTTTAGTGCCTGTATATAATGCATTGCCCTTTTTAAGGGATTGCCTGGAGGCTGTTTTGCAGCAAACCGAACAGCATTGGGAACTCATTGCCGTGAACGACTTTTCCGAAGATGAGAGCGGTGTTTTGTTGGAAACCTATACCGCAAAGGATCCGCGGATCAAAGTGCTGAACAATACCGAAAAAGGCATTATTCCCGCCCTGCGGCTGGCCTTTTCACAAAGTACGGGACAACTCATCACCCGCATGGATGCTGATGATATCATGATGCCGGGGAAACTTGAAGCCCTCAAAAGAATTCTACTTCAAAACGGTTTGGGAACCCTGGCCACGGGAAAAGTGAAGTATATCTCCGAAACCCGGCTGGGAGGAGGTTACCTGAGGTATGAAGAGTGGTTGAACCAACGGGTGGATAAAAACGATCATTTTAATGAAATTTACCGGGAATGCGTGATTCCTTCCCCTTGCTGGATGTTGTGGAAACAGGATCTTGAAAGTTGCGGGGCCTTTTCATCGGATACTTATCCGGAAGATTACGACCTGTGTTTTCGTTTTTATAAAAAAGGATTGAACCCAGTGGGGAGCCCCGAAGTGCTTCATTACTGGCGGGATCACGCGGGGCGAAGTTCGAGGAATGACCCCCATTATGCCAACCAGCAGTATTTTAGTTTGAAGCTTCCCCGGTTTCTTGAGCTGGATCGTATGGAAGAAATGCCCCTGGTATTGTGGGGAGCCGGCAATAAAGGAAAACAACTGGCCTCTATGCTTTCCGGGCGTAAAAAAGAATTCCGGTGGTTGTGCAACAGCCCCTCAAAATGGGGGCACAAAGTGAATGGTGTCGTTTTCGAACCCGTTGAGCGGATAGCAGAAATGTCCTCTCCGCAGATCATTATTGCCGTCGGGAACCCACAGGATCAGCAGGAGATCCGGGCTTATTTAAATCAATTGGGCAAACAAAACGGGCGCGATTATTTTTTCTTTTGTTAA